Part of the Hippopotamus amphibius kiboko isolate mHipAmp2 chromosome 7, mHipAmp2.hap2, whole genome shotgun sequence genome, ATGCCAAGAAGTGGACAGAAGACTGTACTGGATGTAGCAAGAAACAGtaatagaaaagacaaaacagTAATGGACATTTGTTTACTCTCTGACGTGGGTATGAAAAGTAAGTGGGAGTGTGAGTTAAAAGCTATGAAACGCAAGAgctaatttatttgaaaattttccacGTGAAAAAACAAACTAGTGGAACCAGAAAAAGCCTAAAGCACAAGGATCAAGTTCTTGCAGTATACGGAGCAGATGGAAATTGTTAGGCACGTCATCTTGCTTTGATTAATTAAGAGCTGGATTTTCTTAAGAAGTACACATTTCCCTAAAGGGATTAGGAAGTATCAGGAACGGATAGGATTAAACACCACAAGCTCTTACCTTGGCTAGTTTTTCTCCCCTGAAGTTCAGTGTCACCGCCTCTGTGTTCCGAGGGTTGTGCACCTCTATGTGGACTTCATCGTTATCTTCATATTCTCGAATCAGGGCTGCTTTCAGTCTGGCCATTTCGTTCTGTTCTCCATGAACTAAAATCTACAAAGAGTCAATTTTAAAAGAGCATTAGGGAGTATCCTTAGTTCAGATTAATGATGGCCTTTATCTGAATTAGTCAAGTATATGAATTGGAGATATACCTGAAcatattaaattttactttaaagcaTCTCCAGTCAATCAAACTTGTATGACATTTTCATTCTGTTTGGTTTTAAAAGGTCCTTAAGTGGAACTATTTCAAAAGAGTAAAGAAACTTCTTTTCTATTCCAGTTTTTGCCACTAGCGAGATACACtactagctttattttttttatttattttttattttttggctgcgcagcGTGGCaagcgggatcttagttccctgaccagggatcgaactcgtgctccctgaattgggagcaaggggtcttaaccactgaaccaccagggaagtgcctctATTGGCTTTAAATACATATGGTTTTGTATGACACTACTGCTACTCCTACTATCTCAGAAAACACCCCCAGTTTTCTTTAGGTTTCTTAAGATAAGACTATCAAAAGAAgcttttttatggaaaaaaaatgacttttgatactttcctctctttcttaaataccaaataaaatctcagaatcaaaaaaaatatgttttagagaGGTATTCACAACTATTGCATTAGCTACCAGTCTTTCTAATTCACTCTCATAACCTCTGTTTTACAAGACAGATGATTGTCGACCTAAAGACTACTGGTAGATGCCCTCCTGCGAGGACTAACAGaagcttgcccagggtcaccacCAGGCACAGGCATGTGGCCTAGAGATGACGAGCCCCAGCTCTGGGGCCCAGCTGCTGTTAACACAAACCCTGGcattgccacttactagctgtgtaactctaggcaagttatttaacatctccgtttcctcatctataaaacagctGTTGGTAGTGAGGAGTAAGCACGCTGACACACGTAAAACACtagtccagtgcctggcacatagtaaatactcattGAATGCTATTATTCACCATTACCACCAACACTAGTAATATTTCATCCTGTGGATAGACTTTTGCTGACTTGGTTACTGGAGGAAGGTAAGCATCCAATTCAATGCAGACAGCAGAGATAGAGTCTGGAGAGCAAGAAAACAGGACTGAGGATGAGGCGGGGATTCCAGAGAGAGAGCGCGCGATACAGCTTCTCCTCCATGGCTTTAAAATCTGGGAGAATACCTGTAAGCCACAGACACTGAAGGCACCCATGAACTGCCTACACTGTAACTGCACGTGACATGCTACAAAGCCAAGTGGGGGAGGGATTTTCCCCACCAAAGACTCTGCTCATTAAGAGCCAAAGGTAACTACCTGTAAGGACTATATGCCAGAAAGCactgaaaaatgaacaaaagggcACACAAAATGCTCAGCACCtttagtcaccagggaaatgaaaatataaactacAAAGAGATACTACACTTCACCCTTACTAGTACGGTGATaatttataaagcaaaataaCAAGCTGACAACAACATGGAGAACTGGAACCCTCGTGCATTGCTGatgggactgtaaaatggtgtaactgctatggaaaacagtctggtgattcctcaaaaagttaaacacagaactGGCCCATGATCCAGcgattccattcctaggtatatacccaaaagaaatgaagacagggactcaaacagatactccATGCCAATGTGCACAGCAGCGTCGTCTATAACAGCCGAAAGGCGGAAACAAtccaggtgtccatcaacaggtgaataacAAATTGTGGTCGATTCCTACAGTGAAGTATTATTCAAGAAGGAATGAAGCTTTGACACACGTGCATTCAGAAAGGGGACTTCATTACTTCACCTGTTTTCTAGACTCATGTTCCCTAAGTATTCCTCTAACTTAAGATACTTTTTTAAGCTTAACTCTCTCCAGTCCCACCCAAATAGAGCTGTTAACATAATAGgaacataaaacttaaaaatatataaacaaatcacATTAGTAAGGAGCGATGTAATGTATTTCATACCTAACTGCATCTTTAGCTCTTACTATTATGATTTgcccttctcctctctccacaTTAATAGGCATTTCTTTTATGCCAGGCACTATATTGCATGCTTTAGATACATGTTCTCTTATCTGGTCCTCACCATAACTTTATGAGGTGTTATTACCCCTCTTTACAGATGAGCTAaggagaggttaggtaacttgcctagGGCTACAGAGCAAGTAAGGGCTGGAGCTGGGGTTCAGAACAGTCACACTGCAAAGCCAGTGCTCTTCAGTTATTGGGGAGGcagcagaaaataacagaaagaaagctggagttggtAGATCTGAGTAAGAGATCCCATGTAAATGGAGAAAATTAAAGTGCACAGCTTGCCTAACTCAAAGGGGAGCAGTAAAGGTCAGATCCAAGTGCACGTGAAGGCACCACTGAGAGTGCTACCGTAAGGAAGGCGGCATCTGCTCTGAGAACCAGCTGCTGCTGGGCGTGCCTCTTCCCGCCTTTACTGCTGAAAATCAAATGCACAGACTAACCACATGAGGCGGTTTCAAAGCACGAATAAATTCACTGGTTTGCTGGTAATCTGTGTGAGCAGAGAAAGAAATGTAATCAACAGACATTTTCAGTGGTAACTTCTGTCCAGACATGGTAGTGATCTCTTCAGGTTCAGACATTATAtgctgttaaaaaacaaagaaaagtaaacaaaacaaaacaaataaattctccagtcagaaaagaaaaggtacattttctactttttcatccAGCCATAAACTCTTATGCTAACTTAGGACCTTTAGCACGAAAAGCATTGACTTAGTCAACGTCAAACACTTATTTTCTCGATCAAGCAAACATTTAATCAGGAAAGTAAGCAGATTAACAAAAATTCAATGTACTTGGAGTCCTCGAAGTGAAAATTATAACATGATTAGAAAGGTACACTTGTATCCCCAACTATCTGCTCTAAAAAGTCACTTTCCAGGTAAGAGGATTTGTATAAAGGTGAGATGTATTTCTATTCTGGAAATCTATTTTAGATACACAGCCAACATTGTCTAAGTGACTTATAGAATAaggtaaagtaataaaaatgatcaaagcAGGGAatcataatgtatttaaaaaaattaaattgaagttATCAATAAAAGAGAATGTGATGCAGAAATATTCAGAAACTGTCTCTAAAGTTCTGCACATCAATGTCTACAACCCTCAGAGTTAATACCAACCACTTATATCAGGAGGAAGATGGGCAATCGGCCCAAACACACTCTCCAGCTTTTCAAGAGAACGCTTATTAGTAAACCTCTTCTTCATCAGATGGGCGTCTCCACGTGTTTGTCTCAAATAGATTCCCTTCCATGTTTTTTCTTACTGCAACCAGAtgtgtgcttctcaaactttcatgTGCCTACCAATCACCTGGGGATTTCACTCTTCAACCTTAAGAACATCTCCAGCTGCCTACTGccatcctcatttttaaaaatcaaaacctgTATTATTTAAAGAACTACTTCAGTGAGGAAGAACACGATGGTCTCAGGCTCCGACTGACCTTGGCAAGCGTCCCTTCTACACAGTAACCTGCTATAATGACGCCGTTCCTCTTATCAGTACACCAGCTTTCAAAGAGCTCTCTGGATAAGCCACTTTGCATCATGCCTGGGGAGGCCATTACGACGCTGGGACCAATGTCATCAAAATGATCCATGCTctgagagagaaaggcagagggaacagcatgttgAACACCAGGGTTTGACAAAGCATTCCTTATTCGTAAAGAACACCGAGAAATGAAGTAAAAAGGTTAATCACATGACTGGAAGGGCCTTGACAAGTCTACGAAACATTTTAAGTCTAATTTTCAAGTCCCTAAACAGTTTATGTAGGCTgggaatgaaaggaaaacaaaatgatgaaaaGCAGTTCGTTCACATTGACCTTCAAAACCTTCTACAGTAGCTAAAAGACCATCAGAACCATTATCAGTGCCTAGCAGGCAGGCTGAAAGTAAAGGAAGAGTCAAATGGGTTTCTATCCATCCAAGAGAGAACTCTAAAAGAATTTCCCTAAAGACTCACAATGGCTTTGCACACTTCATCAATATTTTGAGCTGGCCTGAAAATGTAACTAAAATGTTTAACATTATTTCTTGGCTCTAACTCCTAAgcaattaacttaaaaaataatacctgACGAACAGAGCCTAGTGATAACTGGAAGACCACTTATAACTTGAATTATTTGGGGTATGATGTTATTATGATTACAGCATTAGTTTGAATgaaattttcataaattaaagGAAATCAGATTTTACTGAATGCTCTAGAAAAATAAACACGAAAATTTTCACATATGGAAGCTGCCGTGCTAATCAAAAAGATGATTAGGTTTGagcaggaacagaaaaaaaatatttaacagacaTTATTCTCATCAGGgctttttatttctatggcaAAGAAATCCAAGTTACTTAGCAATAGTAAATATTGAGAACATGTAGAGACTTGGAACACGTGGCAATACTTGTTTAAGCAAAAAAGAACGCCAGCTGCTAAATTTTTGATTTCCCTCAGAAAAGTGATGCCAGCTTCAGAACAGGTAAGACTTCAGCAAGGATTCAGCCACAGAATCAACGTCGGGTATCTCCTATTGCTCATGACTTACTTGAGCATCATCTGTCCCCCTTTCTGCTATAAGCACTCACCTTCAGGTTACTAATGTGTTTGAAAACAAAGGGATTATTGATGTTGATCTGCTTGCGGATTTTGTCATTCATGGCATTTACATACGTCTGGTACACTGCCATACACTTCTTGGCCAAAGACGATGCGTAGTATATTGGAATATCATGGAGTTCTGGGTGATTCTGCCAGTACTCATCTAGAGATTGtataagaaacaaatattgtgttATGTGGAGTAAACAGTTCAAATAATAAATGACACATGTGATTAGTTTTCTAAAATTCAGACAAGAAATAAAGAGTTAAGAAACATTAGCCTGGTCTTAACTCAAACTTATAAACCtgaacttctttctttcttttaattggagtatagttaatttagaatgttgtgttagtttctggcatacagcaaagtgattccgttatacatacgtatacatattcttttccatgctAGTTGATCACAGATATTGAAcacagctccctgtgctctacagcagaacCCTGCTGTTGATCTCTTTTACATGCGGTACTTTGTTATCTGCTGGTCCCAAACTCTCAATTATCTCCCcgccccacccttcccctttgggaaccataagtttgtgttctgtccatgagtctgtttctctttcggaaataagttcatttgtatcatattttagattccacatataagtgatatcatatgatatttgtctttgtctgatttacctcacttagtatgataatctctaggtccacccatgttgctgcaaatgacaatatttcattcttttatttatgcctgagtaatattccattgtatatatgtaccacatccccTTCACCCatccatctgtcgatggacatttaggttgcttccatgtcctggctattgtaaacagtgctgctatggacattggggggcatgtgtctttctgaattagagttttctctggagtatgcccaggagtgggattgcaggatcatatggtaactctatttttagtttttttaggaacctccatactgttctccatagtggctgcaccaatttaccttcccaccagcagtgtacgacagttccctttcctccacaccctctccagcatttgctgtttccagactttctgacgatggccattctgacctgtgtgaagtgatacctcattgtagttttgatttgcatttctctaataatttagtgatgttgaacatcttttcatatgcctatcaGCCAtattggagaaaagtctatttaggtcttctgcccattttttgactgggttgggttgttttttgatattgagttgtctaagctgtttgtttattttggaaattaagcccttgttggtcacatcatttgcaaatattttctcccagtctgtaggtagTCTTGTCACAAAACCTATTTCTAAGTATTAATGCATGACCTAAAAAGAATGTTGTGATCATAGTCCCAAACATGgaggctttaaaaataattcGGCAGAAGTTTACGCCGAATAATAGACCATAATTATTACTCCAGAGAGACATTAAATTCTGTGAcggttttaaataaaaatgttttattaatgttGCAAATAGACCTACTGAAATTAGACACTTTGTAATTAGGCTTTACTAATTTTAAGACAGGACCACCAAAGGAGTTAAAACCGATTTTGAACACAAAAAAAGTCACATTACTGTGACTATATGTTTAGAAAACTGTTAGCCAGTTTCCGATAATTAATGAAAACAGTGGGCAACATACCTTCAAAAGAAGGCCTGTTTTTATTGAAAATCCTCATTAAATCCCAAAATATTATGAAAGCAGTATGGCCAAAAGCCATCATTCATTCTCCTAGGTACACCTGCATCTAGgaaatttattaaatgcctaGAATGcaatttacatgtattattcctattttcaaaacaaattcatCAGGATTTATTTCTATCTcatagattaggaaactgaggctaaaaaTGGTTGAAAAGTGTGTGAATGTTCTTTTCTCACTTGATTTATAAGTGAAAACTCCGTATGAGGACAGGGACTTTTCCTATCATGTATGTTACAAATGCATTTCTTGCTTTGCCCTCTGGTTTACTTGTCTGTGTTCTTTTagatgtaattaaaatttttcatggtaTCGATGTTTTCACATACACTCTTATGATTTTTCAAATACCCTGCAAAGTACACTACATCCCAAGATCACATCACAATCTCCtatttttttggtgtatttttatgaaaaaattttaaatagtaaaaaaagttgcataacttgcccagggtcatatGGTTAGATCACAGGTGAGATCTGAAACCAGGGGCTCGCAAAACTCCCCTCTGCCTATTTATTATAGTACATTACAGGGAGAATTTAAGGGACAAAGAGCAGCCAAGTGCATAGGGCAGGCCTATCCGTGAAAGGAGTCATAATACATTTGATAGTAGGGCTGTCAGACAAAAACAGCAAACACTCAATTAAACCTGAATTTCAgacaaataaaagattttttagtataataatatatattaaacatttgACATACTTTGGCTAAAATACTATTATTTATCTGAAACTAAAATTTAActggtgtcctgtatttttatttgctaaatctggcaacccaaTTTGATGGTGACAACACGATTTCACCCTCAACTTCTGCTCCTGAGATTACTTTGTTCTGGAGACTTTTCATTTCAAGTCTTCTATAAGGACAAATGTGACTTGCAGTTCGAAAGAAGAACCAACTCAGAATCAAGGGAAAACGGACTGGCTTAGGCTTTAGAAAATTTAGCTTCTACTAAGTCCTGTCTCTCTCAGAGATTTGCTTTTGATCTGAggtcatttattctttttcccttGTTTCCCTTTCCAGTGTAACAGGGGTGCTATTTACCCCTATcgtcatacagagagaagaacTGAGAGTGAGAGCTCAAGACCATTTTAGTTCTTCACATTGAAGCCAAATACGTACGAGGCACTTATCAGTTATTCTTTAAGAGGAGTGTATTCCCCACAAAAGAATCACAGAATGTTAAATAGGGTCATTAAATACAAATATACGGAGAAAGTGATACCCACCGTTCCTTTTATTAGAAAAAGTTATACACACTCATTGAAGTatttggaaaatggagaaaagcagaaaatgaaaaaatcatcCACTTTCTCACTATACAGACTTAATACCTGgacatctttaaaaatctttccagtcatttgtgtattttttaccTAACTAGGATCAGAGTCCACACTGTTTTGAACCTACTTTTTTGGTCCACttaatatattaagtaaaaatatgtaataactCATTTgaaacatgttttttttcctacaatgTGATATTTACTGACAtaatacttctttaaaaatatttagaattatgaATTCTCTTACaaaattttctgtgtatttatttcccAGAATTTGAACCACTGGGTCAAAGGGCAGCATATTATTAAGACTTCTGATGCTGATGGTACACCATTCACACTCCCAGTAGCACTGTACGTGACTCACAGCTCCACTGGGCTCTCACTGGCACCAGATCCCTACTCTTAAACCCAGAAACGGAAGCCCAAAGGAGAGAATGACCTATCTAAGGACATGCAACTATCCTAATATAATGGCACTGTAAGATTTTAAGAATTTCCCAAATAAAAAAAGCCATACCTAAAATCAAGAGAAGCTCCTGAGCCCTTCCAAGAGCAAAGACGGGAATGAGTCCTCTGCCCCCTCTGTTCACAATGTCGTGGACAGTGTTACAGAACCTTGCCTCCCGCTCCTCTCGCTTCTCGTGGATATGGGTCCCGTAAGTAGATTCCTAAGCAACACGTCAGAAGTGTGAGACCGAGGCTGATAATTGTCAAAGGCCACAGAATTGAAACACCAATGAAATGCAGAGGCAAAGTGACCTATTTCTCTAATAATACGCCGTTCACTTGAACATACATTGTTATAACACTActtggaaagaagagcaaataaaaaagtTAGAATTTACACCTGGCTAAGCAATAACAACTTCTTAGAAAATGGAATCAGGAAATAGTTCAAAAATGTATCTTCCCTGCTCAAGATAAttttgtgatgtcttttttttcttgtaaagtgTGTTGCTTTCCATGGGTGGGGAAAAGGATATTTCTCCCACCTCTGATAGTCAAAGCTTAGGAATCAGAAACAGACACTGTTTCTTATAGTTCTGTTTAAGAATACCCCCTAGACCTTCCTACGTGTGGTCTGCTGACAGCAGTGCTGGCATCCCCAGTGGCTTATCAGAAGTGGTGGATCTCAGGCCCCTGCCCAGACTTGCTCAGAACCTGTATCTTAACAGCATCACCCGATGATTCACgagcacattaaaatttgagaagcactgcgcTACAGTACCAGATATAataattaaagtaattatttttcctgagggttaaaaaaggaaaagtcccTTTAACTTAAGGTCAGTTTATATGCTGAGGGTACCAGGAGCTGAGCCACACCGAATTCGCTCACAACACACTGCTCACGGACAGCAGTACGCACCAGGCCCTCACGCCGGGCAGCTGGGGGATGCCGTCGGTGGTGAGGGAGAAGCAGACAGCTCTCCCACCTTGAACTAACTATCCTTGATGTTCTTACATGAACCACAGGCCCAGTGcacatttattaatttgctcCTCACCAGTCACGATCTCCCCACCAAAGCGTCTGTGTAcagttaatacattttttattctcCTGAGACTTGCAACCTACTAGGCAAGTACGGCATACATATAAAGTCAGCAGGTGCTACAGCCAGAAGACAGGCACCATGGCAAAGACAGTGAGGTCATGCCATTTCTACACAACCTTTAAGATGCTCTACGAATGTGGAGTAATCAACCTAGACAAGAATATTTAGGAGACAGCATATCATCTCTGATATTAGACTAAATATATTTAACAGCAAGAAAGTGGGGCCACACTACAAAGAggccaaaaatttatttttatactaaaaaaCCAGACACATTTACATCTGATCATATATAATGAAAATGAGATCATGATATTTTTTCCCACTGGAAAAAATTCCACTTACATTACACTAATTACAATACAGGGCACTAATACTTACAATGATAAGAATATCAGGTTTAATATTAGGAATTTCAGCTGCCATTAAGT contains:
- the CPSF3 gene encoding cleavage and polyadenylation specificity factor subunit 3 isoform X4: MPQKLFIDGFFQIMSKLGHVLGAAMFMIEIAGVKLLYTGDFSRQEDRHLMAAEIPNIKPDILIIESTYGTHIHEKREEREARFCNTVHDIVNRGGRGLIPVFALGRAQELLLILDEYWQNHPELHDIPIYYASSLAKKCMAVYQTYVNAMNDKIRKQININNPFVFKHISNLKSMDHFDDIGPSVVMASPGMMQSGLSRELFESWCTDKRNGVIIAGYCVEGTLAKHIMSEPEEITTMSGQKLPLKMSVDYISFSAHTDYQQTSEFIRALKPPHVILVHGEQNEMARLKAALIREYEDNDEVHIEVHNPRNTEAVTLNFRGEKLAKVMGFLADKKPEQGQRVSGILVKRNFNYHILSPCDLSNYTDLAMSTVKQTQAIPYTGPFNLLYYQLQKLTGDVEELEIQEKPALKVFKNITVIQEPGMVVLEWLANPSNDMYADTVTTVILEVQSNPKIRKGAVQKVSKKLEMHVYSKRLEIMLQDIFGEDCVSVKDGSILSVTVDGKTANINLETRTVECEEGSEDDESLREMVELAAQRLYEALTPVH